GTAATATAGAAAGTCTTACTCTTGTTTATGGGCTCGGCCATGGGGATGCCAATCCTTAGACAGTTTGCAGCCTCGGGACTGTCAGAAGCAGCCAGGTCCTCACAGTTTGGCAGCTTCAGTCTCTTCAGGATGATGGGATTTGAACGGGCGATGATGTACTCTGTCTTACACAAATCGTTCTCCAGAATCTCACACTCGTCCTTACACAGATCACGAGGTTTGTCGGTTCCAGAGCTGCGGTCGCATGTCGGGAAGGCAAAGTGGCAGAGGGAAGGGATAGCAAACTGGGAGCAACGATCAGACAAATGGTTGGAGGTCCCGATCATGGTGAAGGCCGCTGGAAAGAGGGGACACAACAGTAATATATTCATTTCATCAATTTCTCATCAACAACCCAGTCTGGCATCATAATTTACTCCCACTATTTAGGAGATTCAGTCCCCAGGTCTTCTAGTCTGCGTGTCAAACTGTCCTTACTCCCTGTGCCAGGGGTGTGTAATgtgatgtgtagtgtaaaaagcaccttgagtggtAAGAAGACTAGAAATGCATTACAGTACAGTCTATctatatgaatgtttttttatatatatttaagagaTGAGAGACTGAATTATgtgatatatttttctttcttacattCACATTACTTCTAACTTTTGAGTATCTAAACCCATAAAGGATCAAAGAGGGAGACTGACAATGAAAGCCGCAGCAGTAAATGTATGATTCATTGTCAGACTGTGCAGTTATTGCAAACATGTGTTTTGCTGTGGCTATGATTATCAGTGAAGCAGCTCTGTGGGGGGTGGAGGAAAAGACAAGCGTTTATAAAGTGGATAACTGAAGAGGGCAGTTATCCAAATGTTCCTCTAGCACATGTTGCTTGAATAAAATTATACTAAAGCTCAGTGAAAGTGATATTAAATCTAAAGGTGGTGAATAGCTACCGAATGTGGATTTTCCAGGAAAGAAATGTATGATTCACAGTCTTACTGTAGGCTCATTACAACACAGTGGCATCATAAATCTTAATTATCACTCGTCCTTGATGTTTCAGATTAGAGTCTGAGTTCATGGCCCCCTTTTGTCCCTGAACTGCTCGGGGGAGAAACTGACAGCTGCATGGATGCAATCAATAACATGCACATTAAAGTGACCTCTGAGGACATatgcacgcaaacacactgaacaaaaacacagaagcagagacacagacatgtATAACAGTATGAAACAGTGGGCCACTTGTGCTCCATACGGAGCGGTGACCCTGCTGAACTTCCTTTGAACTCCAATGTGACGTCTTGTTTTCTTCCTACTGCACATTAGTTAAGGTTTATCTTAACAGTCCTCATTCACAGGTGGCTTTCATTGATTTAGTTTATGCAAAAAAGGCAGCTTTACAAAAGGTGCTCTGTCAGCTCTGGTGCAGGGTTTGGCTAGTCAAGACAGAAGTGCTAAATAAAAGGTGAACTAGTGAACTCACTGGATGTAAGCAGGCTGTCAGCTTTTCCTGTCAGACACAAAACGACTGAGAGGAAACAACTAGTCTGTCCTAAAAAACAATGTAAGGCTTTACTGATCTGGTGGCATTCAATATAGATGTATATATTTGGAATTAAATGTATAGATCAAAGCATATAGTTCTCAAACGAGCAGAATCTGttcagagaaaagagagagagaaaagtgctgcacaataaaaatgtatgctgTATGAGTAGAAGTACATTTAGATACTtggggttaggggttagggttaccCAATTGCACATGATGCATGTTTCTCACCTGTGATCTGGGTCTCGATCTCACCCTGCATCTGCAACGAGTCCACGAAGATGCTGCGGTTACCGATGAAACGGGCGCAGGCTATACCTCTGTATGGCTGGCAGAATCCCTCTTCATCAAAATCCTCCCTGAGacgtatgaaaaaaaaacagaggagagagtttGTTTACAGATATCTCACAATTttataacatacagtatgtctgaaGTATTTATAACTAGAAGAGCGAGGCGATACTGCAGTTAGAGATACCACAATACACCAAATGTCCACTAGAGGTCAGTCTATGTTTGAAAATGGCGTTACTAGTTGCACTTCAGTAGAAGGAAATGCAGTTTCTTGTTGCTGGTCTTAAACCAAGAGGTGTCTCTTTGCTTGGCCAAAGATAAGTCACATTCAACTCATAGGCAATcatcttaaacacacacacacacacatacacacagagacaccagTTCACGGCACAGATGTAAACCGCATTAGGAATTAATGTTGGCTGTTTGACTTTATTCCTGTTTATGGCAGAGAGATGTCATCATGAGCCATAATCTGAAACAtgtgcagagagggagagagaggttgGGGGAGTTGATGATCATGTTTTTACAACTTTTACTTCCTTCGTAACTCCTGATTTCTTTTGGCTCTTTTCTACATTTTACGTAGTTATTCTCCATTTTTGCCcttcttttttaatctgtttatctccttccctctttcttGTTTGGCCCTGTTCTCTCACCTCCCTTATTCCCTATATACACTCGgtcatacatgcacacacacacacaaaccacatgcTGACTAGCAGGCTACTCGCTCAGTGTGAGATCACTGTGTCATGTGCTTTAAATTGTGCCATATGAGGACTTTAAGACCAGGCATAACCACAGTATATAGGGGAGTGCGTGATCCtactgtgcatgcacacacatatacacaaaataaccttGTTGTAGCTGTTGGCAGATGGGCACATCCTCTTGCTTCAGACACTACTACTTAAGTAATGACAAACAGAAGCACTCCATTTGAAACTGACCAGACTGTGACACTTTGGAAAATGCTTACCACATTAAATAAAGGGGGATTAAAGTGGATAGATGCAGTCTttagctctgattggctgagtgaggataacataaataataataaactgaaacacacCGCTCCATTTCACATTGTGTTTAACTGTAAAATAGAGCCTCCAGAGGCTTAACGCTTCATTATCACCCAACCATGTCTGCTGCCTTTGTTGACTGACGGTCAGGTAGTTTACAACGGATGTGACAGTTTGTGGATTACAACAATGACTCCACAAACTGCACTAAAtagaatgaaagaaataaagatgacaaaacacacaacacacagcacacaaatgAAAATCCATGTcgatccaaacacacacacacacacacacacaccctggtAACGCCAAGGGTTTGGTGTGATTACGAGGTCACTCAGTTCCCTCTCCCTGAGGAGTGTTAAGTGACAGAAGGGCCAAGGTCAGCTCTCTCTCAATATCCCGGTCTGTACCGGTCTGTATCTAAATGGGCTTTCCAGACATGGACACACATATTCTctcacatacactcacacacacacactcacacccacccacccacacacagggTTGtagcatgcagacacacacacacatatatattttgcATATAATAGCATCACTTGCTTTGATGCACATTGGCGTGTAGTGATTCCCTATAAAGCtaacataaaaatctgttttcctaTATGTCCTCAATCaatctttttttgtcacttGTGAGGACATCATGAGGATAaacatgataacacacacacacagacacacgtgaacacacatATTCTATCGGAACACAGAGAGTTCTGGAATACAGTGTTCCAGAGTTCTGAGTTCCATCACTAGTATATAAGTCAGTGTCCACAGTGTGACTACAGAGAGATTGTCTGCACTGAACTACTAAACAGTTTGCCACAAAACCTCCCACTCCAACCGAGGAAATCTCAAGACAGAAAActcagaagaagagaaaagaaagagcaacaaaacaaacataccgAGCTCATCTGAAAGATGTCTGAACAAAGACAGGTAAGTGAACCATAAGAGATTTAAGGACTAAATTGGTTTGGAGATGAATTTGCACACTTTTTTCAAACATGCTAAAAGTTTTTAGTGAAGTTTATACGTGAGAAAGCATAAAGAGTGAGTTTCAGTGTGAGTTGGAGGACAGTACAACATAATGTGTCGATGTAAGACTCATTTAATTAGAGAAAAACACCGTTTCCCTAaaattcacctttttttgttgctgtttggaaatacaaaaactaaacaaGTTTTAGAGCCCTGAATCagaacatacatacaaaaacacaaatattgatGCAAATCATGATTATCACGTACATTGTTTGCGgcactaaaaatgaaaaaacagtgTTATAATTGACCATAATGAATAATattcagaaaacattcatacaAACAAGTACAAAATTGTGTCGAAAATATCTGTACAAATGATCATTTGGACacagtatacatacagtatatatgataTGTATCATACTGTAAACAATTTTAAGcctaaatgtttgtttggactAAATGATTCCACGATATTGTCTGCACACCAAAAACTTGTTTGCATTTTCCATACAAAATTTAAAACTATAGCACTACTGCTTCTGTTTATGTCCTGTTAAAGGTTTCATCGCCTTTTCTAGCACAGCTTACAGTTTTCcaatctttgtgtttcttctccaGATTTCCAGTTAcatggaaaaggaaaagaacatgGACAAAAGGCCCTGTTCTCATACTTTTTCCATGGACTCTTTGGCCCCTGAGATCAACAACATCCCTGTCTCAGGGTTCATCACTCACACATCGTTGGATGATGATGAGCTGATGCAGTGTGATGACCTCTTAGATAAAAAAGAGCTCACCTGCTTCAACATCCACGAAACCATGAGTCTGGAAACCAGATCATTGCTCTCCGGCTCCTGGTCTTGCAGCACTGACTCACTTCTCTCAGAGGTCATCACCTCATTTGATCAGGATGTCAATGAGGTGATTAAAGCAGTATGCCAAAGCTTTTTTGAGAACATGGAGACAGAGGCAGTTAATTCTGAAGTGAAAGAGGATGTCCAGAGCACAGAGAGCATATCAACCTCCAGACTGACCACTGGGTCAGATAAGAgcctgtcttcttcttccaccGAAACAGTCATCGCTGAGGCAGCAAAAACAATTGTCTCTTTGGTGATTGACGAAGCTGTAAAGGAACTGGATGCCACTGAGGCTGCAAAAATGCTCATCTCTTTGGTGATTGATGAAGCTGTAAAGGAACTGGACGCCACTGAGGCTGTAAAAACACCCAAGGACATTGgttctctaaagacactgcagtccactgactgtgaaaaggtgctagAAGACACTGATACTCTGCAGAGGTCACAGAGGAAGAGGTGTAGAGACCAGAGAAAGGTTCATCCAGCTCCACATTCATATTTGGATGAGGCTGTCAGGTCACCGAGCACTGACTGGACAATTTTTTGCACTGGAGAGAGCAAACAGGGCTCTTGTGGTTCCCAAGAGACAACTACCTTTACCTCCTCCAGTGGTGATGAAAGTGCAGACCTGAGGCCCATTCAGCGAGATTTGGTGGACTGCACAGTGGACGAAGACCCAACTAGAGTTGAGAAaaccaaagcaaagaaaagcaatcGCTTCTTTGACTTCTTCCGCAACGTCTTTTCCAAGGTGAGGATGCATTTACGTGAAAATTCTTGAGTCTTCATGAGTTATAAAAAAATTGATCTTCTTGAAGACATTGCTTGAATCTTTTGTTCAACTgtagatgtttattttctttttttacttccccagaaaaacattaaaaagaagaagaaggaggtggcTGTGGAAGAAAATCACTCCAAGTGGCCTTCTTTTTGGATGCATGTGATGCTTTTGTAAGGACCGGGATCAGGACCAGCTTCAGCCACTGGCCTGATAATAACTT
Above is a window of Larimichthys crocea isolate SSNF chromosome XVII, L_crocea_2.0, whole genome shotgun sequence DNA encoding:
- the LOC113748026 gene encoding uncharacterized protein LOC113748026, which gives rise to MSEQRQISSYMEKEKNMDKRPCSHTFSMDSLAPEINNIPVSGFITHTSLDDDELMQCDDLLDKKELTCFNIHETMSLETRSLLSGSWSCSTDSLLSEVITSFDQDVNEVIKAVCQSFFENMETEAVNSEVKEDVQSTESISTSRLTTGSDKSLSSSSTETVIAEAAKTIVSLVIDEAVKELDATEAAKMLISLVIDEAVKELDATEAVKTPKDIGSLKTLQSTDCEKVLEDTDTLQRSQRKRCRDQRKVHPAPHSYLDEAVRSPSTDWTIFCTGESKQGSCGSQETTTFTSSSGDESADLRPIQRDLVDCTVDEDPTRVEKTKAKKSNRFFDFFRNVFSKKNIKKKKKEVAVEENHSKWPSFWMHVMLL